In Canis lupus dingo isolate Sandy chromosome 27, ASM325472v2, whole genome shotgun sequence, one genomic interval encodes:
- the LOC112665469 gene encoding protein tyrosine phosphatase type IVA 1-like, translating into MAQMNRPAPVEVTYKNMRFLITHNPTNATLNKFIEELKKYGVTTIVRVCEATYDTTLVEKEGIRVLDWPFDDGAPPSNQIVDDWVSLVKIKFREEPGCCIAAHCVAGLGRAPVLVALALIEGGMKYEDAVQFIRQKRRGAFNSKQLLYLEKYRPKMRLRFQDSNGHRNNCCIQ; encoded by the coding sequence ATGGCTCAAATGAACCGCCCAGCTCCTGTGGAAGTCACATACAAGAACATGAGATTTCTTATTACACACAATCCAACCAATGCGACCTTAAACAAATTTATAGAGGAACTTAAGAAGTATGGAGTTACAACAATAGTTAGAGTATGTGAAGCAACTTATGACACTACTCTTGTGGAGAAAGAAGGCATCCGTGTTCTCGATTGGCCTTTTGATGATGGTGCACCACCATCCAACCAGATTGTTGATGACTGGGTAAGTCTTGTAAAAATTAAGTTTCGTGAAGAACCTGGTTGTTGTATTGCTGCCCATTGTGTCGCAGGCCTTGGGAGAGCTCCAGTGCTTGTTGCCCTAGCATTAATTGAAGGTGGAATGAAATATGAAGATGCAGTACAGTTCATAAGACAAAAGCGGCGTGGAGCTTTTAACAGCAAGCAACTTTTGTATTTGGAGAAGTATCGTCCTAAAATGCGGCTGCGCTTCCAAGACTCCAATGGTCATAGAAACAACTGTTGCATTCAATAA